ACTCGAAGCCTATATTGCCGCCTCCAGCGAACCGGAACCGGAACTCCTGGCGGAACTCACCCGCGAGACCCACCTGAAGGTCCTGCGGCCCCGGATGATAACCGGCCACCACCAGGGCCGGGTCCTCAGCTTATTCTCCCGGCTGATGCGCCCACAGCGGATCCTGGAAATTGGCACCTACACGGGGTATTCCGCCCTGTGCCTGGCCGAAGGCCTCCCCAAAGGCGGGCAATTGCATACCATCGACAAAAATGAGGAATTAAAGGAAATGCAGCGGCGGTATTTCGACCGGAGCCCGTACGGCCAGCAGATCATCCAGCATACCGGCCTGGCCCTGGAGATCATACCCGGTCTGGATGACACCTTTGACCTGGTTTTTATCGACGCGGAAAAGGAGGAGTACGCAGACTACCTCGAGGCTATTTTGCCCAGGACGCGGAGCGGCAGCCTGATCCTGCTGGACAATGTCCTCTGGTCCGGGAAGGTACTGGACGACCCTGCCAACGACAGGGTCACCGAATCCCTGAAAAAATTGAATGCCGCCCTGCCCCGCGACCCTCGCCTGCAGGTGGTCATGCTCCCGATACGGGACGGCCTGACGGGATGTATGGTGCGGTAAGGCGGTAGATCAGGTAAAAGCCCCACCCCGTCAGGAAACCGACGCCGGCACCCACCAGGATATCCACCGGGTAGTGGACCCCCACATAGATCCGGCTGAAGGCAAACAAGAGTGGCCAGATGTAAAATAAGTAAACCCACCGGTATTGGCTGCGGAGGAACAATACTATCAGCGTGGTGACGGAGAAGGAACTGGCGGCGTGGCCGGAAAAAAAGCTGAAATTGGTTGGGCTCCTGAGTATCCGGATAAGCGTGTTGATTTCCTCATTGTTGTTCGGGCGTAGCCGGGCCACGTACTCCTTGGTGAAATCCGTGAACCAGACAATCCACAACACGAGCAATACGGTAATCCCGCACATAAGCAGGGCCTGCCGCAGGGGGAATTTCTTGAGGATGAGCAGGAAGAAAAGCACGAACAGGGGAATCCAGGTATCGATATCCGTCACCCCGGACCAAAAAGCGTCATAGCGTTCAATCCCGAGGCCGTTCAGGTAGATAAACGTTTCCTGGTCCCACTTGAGGATGCGTTCCAGCATAAGGGTTACTTGCGGCGGATGGTCCCGCCTACGTCGTCGATGTTCTTCTTGACGTCCTTGAGGTCTTTCTCAATCTCCTTGGTAAAGGAGGTGTCGATTCCCTGCTTCT
This genomic window from Robiginitalea biformata HTCC2501 contains:
- a CDS encoding phosphatase PAP2 family protein, with protein sequence MLERILKWDQETFIYLNGLGIERYDAFWSGVTDIDTWIPLFVLFFLLILKKFPLRQALLMCGITVLLVLWIVWFTDFTKEYVARLRPNNNEEINTLIRILRSPTNFSFFSGHAASSFSVTTLIVLFLRSQYRWVYLFYIWPLLFAFSRIYVGVHYPVDILVGAGVGFLTGWGFYLIYRLTAPYIPSGRPVSGA
- a CDS encoding O-methyltransferase — its product is MHFLSRELEAYIAASSEPEPELLAELTRETHLKVLRPRMITGHHQGRVLSLFSRLMRPQRILEIGTYTGYSALCLAEGLPKGGQLHTIDKNEELKEMQRRYFDRSPYGQQIIQHTGLALEIIPGLDDTFDLVFIDAEKEEYADYLEAILPRTRSGSLILLDNVLWSGKVLDDPANDRVTESLKKLNAALPRDPRLQVVMLPIRDGLTGCMVR